In the Phycisphaerae bacterium genome, one interval contains:
- a CDS encoding LL-diaminopimelate aminotransferase, with protein sequence MSFRSDRLSQLPAYLFAEIDRRKRDAIAAGRDVIDFGVGDPDQPTPAFIVDRMAEAIRDPANHVYSFGTGMLAFREAAARYFDKRFDVRLDPATEVVGLLGSKEGIGHLPVGVLNPGQLALVPEPGYPVYVNGTIFAGGSCHTMPLTEENGWLPDLKAVPTEIRQRAKILWLNYPNNPTGAIAPRSFLEEVVAFARENDILVAQDAPYCDLYFGEDRPLSILQIPGAKDVAIEFHSLSKTFNMTGWRIAFAVGNREALASLARVKSNLDSGIFQAIQVAAMAALDGFDRPEIRDLRAMYTRRRDVLVAGLREAGWPVTTPRATIYVWAKLPPGVDSQSAARRLLDEADIVVIPGAGLGVTGEGFVRFSLVRSEERIREAVKRISGIQW encoded by the coding sequence ATGAGCTTCCGATCCGATCGGTTGTCGCAGTTACCGGCTTATCTCTTCGCCGAAATTGACCGCCGCAAGCGTGATGCCATAGCGGCCGGACGTGACGTCATCGACTTCGGCGTGGGGGATCCGGATCAGCCTACGCCCGCGTTCATTGTCGACCGCATGGCCGAGGCCATTCGCGACCCGGCCAACCACGTCTATTCCTTCGGCACCGGCATGCTTGCGTTTCGCGAAGCGGCCGCCCGGTACTTCGACAAGCGATTCGACGTCCGACTCGATCCCGCCACGGAAGTCGTAGGACTGCTCGGCTCAAAGGAAGGCATCGGGCACTTGCCGGTCGGTGTGCTGAACCCCGGACAGCTCGCCCTCGTTCCCGAGCCTGGATATCCGGTGTACGTGAATGGGACGATCTTTGCGGGCGGAAGCTGCCACACGATGCCGCTCACTGAAGAGAACGGTTGGCTGCCTGACCTTAAGGCGGTCCCCACTGAGATTCGCCAGCGGGCAAAGATCCTTTGGCTCAACTACCCCAACAACCCGACGGGCGCGATCGCACCGCGGTCGTTCCTGGAGGAGGTCGTCGCCTTTGCTCGCGAGAATGACATCCTCGTGGCGCAGGACGCGCCGTACTGCGACCTCTATTTCGGAGAGGATCGCCCGCTGAGCATACTTCAGATTCCGGGCGCCAAAGACGTCGCCATCGAGTTCCACTCGCTTTCCAAGACATTCAACATGACCGGGTGGCGAATCGCATTCGCCGTTGGGAACCGCGAAGCGCTGGCGTCCCTCGCCCGGGTCAAGAGCAATCTGGATTCCGGTATTTTTCAGGCGATTCAGGTCGCCGCCATGGCTGCACTGGATGGGTTCGATCGGCCTGAGATCCGCGACCTTCGAGCCATGTACACTCGACGGCGTGACGTGCTCGTCGCCGGTTTGAGGGAAGCAGGCTGGCCGGTGACGACGCCCCGCGCAACCATTTACGTCTGGGCGAAGCTTCCTCCGGGGGTGGATTCCCAGTCGGCCGCGCGTCGCCTGCTTGATGAGGCGGATATCGTCGTCATCCCCGGCGCCGGGCTCGGTGTCACGGGAGAGGGATTTGTGCGTTTTTCGCTCGTCAGAAGCGAGGAGCGGATTCGGGAAGCGGTCAAGCGCATTTCGGGAATTCAATGGTAG
- a CDS encoding Hsp20/alpha crystallin family protein, with translation MPFRPFSDVQVSLGSLQEEMNKFFDRVMHSGVSAGPFDGQEWGPPLDLYEEDERFRLLMELPGVDPAHVEVTHVGKTLSIRGEKLRPSDVGTGGKAVRTERRYGSFCRTLDLPEDIDPDQLTARCRGGVLEVIIPKSETAKPRSVRITAEEGA, from the coding sequence ATGCCTTTTCGCCCCTTCTCTGACGTTCAGGTTTCTTTGGGAAGCCTACAGGAAGAGATGAACAAGTTCTTCGATCGCGTGATGCACTCCGGTGTCTCCGCCGGTCCCTTCGACGGGCAGGAGTGGGGGCCTCCGCTGGACCTGTACGAAGAGGATGAACGATTCCGCCTGCTCATGGAGCTGCCCGGGGTCGATCCGGCGCACGTCGAAGTCACGCACGTTGGCAAGACGTTGAGCATTCGTGGTGAGAAGCTGCGTCCCAGCGACGTGGGTACCGGAGGCAAAGCGGTCCGCACCGAGCGGCGTTATGGCTCGTTCTGCAGGACGCTCGATCTGCCTGAGGATATTGACCCTGACCAGCTCACCGCGCGGTGCCGTGGGGGCGTGCTGGAGGTCATCATCCCCAAATCGGAAACGGCCAAGCCGCGGAGCGTACGAATCACTGCTGAAGAGGGCGCTTGA
- a CDS encoding DUF480 domain-containing protein, whose translation MKLGEIELRVLGVLLEKAMTTPGSYPMTLNALVVGANQKQNRDPVTDHSEADVARALHSLILAGLVREAPPPHGARANRFVHNVVEKLHWDPREQALMAELILRGRQTAGELRAHASRMTAFPDMHGVHAILNGLMGGETPFVEELRREPGRSANRYRHLLGEGAEVVSPAALPSPSQEDTYHESVDRSSPADVEALLDRVSTLESQVEQLTGLIEELRKEVGGLDRFDPEEV comes from the coding sequence ATGAAACTCGGCGAAATCGAACTTCGCGTACTCGGCGTGCTGCTGGAGAAGGCCATGACCACGCCGGGCAGCTACCCGATGACGCTCAACGCCCTCGTGGTCGGGGCGAACCAGAAGCAGAACCGCGATCCAGTGACGGACCATTCGGAGGCGGACGTTGCTCGGGCGCTGCATTCGCTGATTCTCGCCGGTCTCGTTCGGGAGGCGCCGCCCCCACATGGCGCCCGGGCCAATCGTTTCGTGCACAATGTCGTGGAGAAGCTTCATTGGGATCCGCGGGAACAGGCCTTGATGGCGGAGCTGATCCTTCGCGGCAGGCAGACGGCCGGGGAGCTCCGCGCCCACGCCTCCCGCATGACGGCTTTTCCCGACATGCACGGGGTTCACGCGATCCTGAATGGACTCATGGGGGGCGAAACGCCTTTCGTCGAGGAATTGAGGCGCGAACCGGGCAGATCGGCAAACCGTTACCGACACCTGCTTGGTGAGGGTGCCGAGGTCGTCTCGCCCGCGGCGCTTCCATCGCCGTCTCAAGAGGATACGTACCACGAGTCGGTGGACCGCTCGAGTCCCGCCGATGTCGAAGCCCTGCTCGATCGAGTGTCCACACTGGAGTCTCAGGTCGAGCAGTTGACCGGCTTGATCGAGGAGCTGCGCAAAGAAGTGGGCGGACTCGACCGTTTCGACCCTGAAGAGGTATAA
- a CDS encoding family 10 glycosylhydrolase translates to MPGWIRSRRILFLYCVLPVALAAVSGCHGLNRTTELSASRPVRAVWVTRWDYRTPSDIAAVMENCRRAGFTDVLFQVRGAGAAFYRSRLEPWADELGGHDPGFDPLSVACREAHKRGVRLHAWANVMPAWYGKKPPGNPRQLYNARPEWFLRDENGQRQPLGWYCSLNPTYPEVRRYLTDVMREIVARYPIDGLHLDYIRLPVDPSPAYAPGQAVPDYPRDRRTLASYQAATGKRPDDDPALWTRWRAAQVTRLVADIRAMQERIKPGIMLSAAVGADPERSYRAYYQDSRRWLAQGLVDAVFPMNYDASPAEFERRARDWAAIGRGRVVQGIMFDKRPGRIVREQLQCAHAYGRHYAIFAYNSLFERRDDSGRLLRDAQSPSREELRREVIPVMHRE, encoded by the coding sequence ATGCCTGGTTGGATTCGCTCTCGGCGTATCTTGTTCCTGTATTGCGTATTGCCGGTTGCCCTGGCCGCGGTTTCCGGATGTCACGGTCTCAACCGGACGACCGAGCTATCGGCGAGCCGACCGGTCCGCGCCGTGTGGGTTACGAGATGGGACTATCGAACGCCCTCGGATATCGCGGCGGTCATGGAGAATTGCCGTCGAGCTGGCTTTACGGATGTCCTGTTTCAGGTGCGTGGCGCCGGCGCCGCCTTCTACCGGTCGCGTCTCGAGCCTTGGGCGGATGAACTCGGAGGGCATGACCCGGGGTTTGATCCCTTGAGCGTTGCCTGCCGCGAAGCGCACAAGCGGGGGGTGCGCCTTCACGCCTGGGCCAACGTCATGCCCGCATGGTACGGGAAGAAGCCGCCCGGGAATCCGCGTCAACTCTACAATGCACGACCTGAGTGGTTTCTCCGGGACGAAAACGGACAGCGCCAGCCACTCGGGTGGTATTGCAGCCTGAATCCCACATATCCGGAAGTCCGCCGCTATCTGACGGACGTCATGCGGGAGATCGTCGCTCGCTATCCGATCGATGGCCTTCACTTGGATTATATTCGGCTGCCCGTCGATCCGAGCCCGGCCTATGCACCTGGTCAGGCGGTCCCTGACTACCCGCGCGACCGCCGGACGCTGGCATCGTATCAAGCCGCGACTGGCAAGCGTCCCGACGACGATCCGGCGCTCTGGACCCGATGGCGAGCAGCTCAGGTCACTCGGCTCGTGGCGGACATCCGAGCGATGCAGGAGCGGATCAAGCCGGGAATCATGCTCAGCGCGGCCGTCGGTGCGGACCCTGAGCGCTCCTACCGTGCATACTACCAGGATTCACGTCGCTGGCTGGCGCAAGGCCTGGTCGACGCCGTCTTTCCCATGAACTATGACGCATCGCCCGCGGAGTTCGAGCGCCGTGCGCGAGATTGGGCGGCCATCGGGCGCGGCCGTGTCGTGCAGGGCATCATGTTCGACAAGCGCCCCGGAAGAATTGTGCGTGAGCAGCTCCAATGTGCTCATGCGTACGGGAGACATTACGCGATCTTCGCGTATAACTCATTGTTTGAGCGGCGGGACGACAGCGGGCGACTCCTGAGGGACGCCCAGTCTCCATCGCGTGAGGAGCTGCGCCGCGAAGTGATCCCTGTCATGCACCGGGAGTAG
- a CDS encoding diguanylate cyclase has translation MHDDQTVDVLIVESDPDQRRLLGRMLVRAGLGCIEAGTIGQARDQLRNCRPTIIVSAYELPDGSSVDLCAVVRQVSKLDGAHFIVFHASALGATTRDLLDCGADDCVSKLAGWDEVVARVRVGLRFRAMHEKLRRAAVTDGLTGLFNHDHFNRLLDAEVNRSRRFGHPLALVMIDLDYFKAINDNFGHLVGNATLEAVAEVLCRSVREVDTVARFGGEEFAIIVPEATCGDIIHVADRIRRALAEEINLPALRGHRVTASFGLADTDDPRVNGASDLTDLADRALYVAKRRGRDQIVAAVELDDRTELEVRMEVGEADRLRREIAAQNVRTRDMYFQSVTALLQALHESAPSTARHAVNVAFYSRCIAAQMGCSRGVLKAIQNASLLHDVGKIGVPGRILMKRSPLSMFERRILARVPDISTRIVSHLRVLDAEMQIIRHQRERYDGSGSPEGLEGTNIPIGARILLVADAFDAMTTDCAYRARRPINAALDELDAHSGTQFDPRAVLALRQVVTRDRRSIERRIKETVESLNNGSAISGQGGVSESDSLGGLPPILETAVREAVASPVP, from the coding sequence TTGCACGACGACCAAACAGTCGATGTCCTGATCGTAGAAAGTGATCCTGACCAGCGTCGTCTGTTAGGTCGGATGCTGGTGCGCGCGGGATTGGGTTGTATCGAGGCAGGGACAATTGGCCAGGCGCGAGACCAACTTCGCAATTGCCGGCCGACCATCATCGTTTCTGCCTACGAATTGCCGGACGGGTCCAGCGTAGACTTATGCGCCGTCGTGCGGCAAGTATCCAAGCTGGATGGAGCGCACTTCATCGTTTTTCATGCCAGCGCTCTTGGTGCTACGACTCGGGATCTGCTCGACTGCGGAGCCGACGACTGCGTCAGCAAGCTCGCGGGATGGGACGAAGTCGTCGCCCGAGTCCGCGTCGGGTTGCGTTTCCGGGCCATGCACGAAAAACTCCGACGCGCTGCGGTAACCGACGGGCTGACCGGACTTTTCAATCACGACCATTTCAATCGACTTCTGGACGCGGAAGTGAATCGATCTCGCCGTTTCGGGCATCCTCTGGCCCTGGTGATGATCGATCTCGACTACTTCAAAGCGATCAATGACAACTTCGGTCACCTCGTCGGGAACGCGACGCTTGAGGCCGTTGCGGAGGTGCTGTGCCGCAGTGTGCGCGAAGTGGATACGGTGGCACGCTTTGGCGGCGAGGAGTTCGCCATTATCGTGCCGGAAGCCACCTGCGGTGACATCATCCATGTCGCGGATCGGATCCGCAGGGCCCTTGCTGAAGAAATCAACCTACCCGCGCTGCGAGGGCACCGAGTGACCGCCTCGTTCGGGTTGGCCGATACCGACGATCCTCGAGTAAACGGTGCATCGGATCTGACCGATCTCGCAGACCGTGCCCTGTACGTCGCGAAACGCCGAGGGCGGGATCAGATTGTCGCCGCCGTGGAACTGGATGATCGCACGGAGTTGGAAGTGCGCATGGAGGTCGGCGAGGCTGATCGCCTCCGGAGGGAGATTGCCGCACAAAACGTCCGCACGCGCGACATGTACTTCCAGAGCGTGACGGCCCTGCTCCAGGCCCTCCACGAATCAGCCCCCAGCACGGCGCGGCACGCGGTCAACGTGGCCTTTTATTCGCGATGTATCGCCGCGCAGATGGGTTGCAGTCGGGGTGTTCTCAAGGCAATCCAGAACGCGAGCCTTCTTCATGATGTGGGCAAGATCGGAGTTCCCGGCCGGATCCTCATGAAGCGTTCGCCGCTCTCCATGTTTGAAAGGCGCATCCTGGCCCGCGTTCCAGATATCAGCACCCGTATCGTCAGCCACCTGCGCGTCCTCGATGCGGAAATGCAGATCATCCGGCACCAGCGGGAACGCTACGACGGCAGCGGCTCTCCGGAAGGGCTTGAGGGGACAAACATACCCATCGGCGCCCGAATCCTGCTCGTGGCCGATGCCTTCGACGCCATGACCACGGATTGTGCCTATCGGGCGCGCCGTCCGATCAATGCGGCGCTGGACGAGCTGGACGCCCATAGCGGCACGCAATTCGACCCGCGGGCGGTTCTTGCCCTCCGACAGGTCGTGACTCGTGATCGCCGATCAATCGAACGGCGTATCAAAGAAACCGTCGAGTCGCTGAACAACGGAAGCGCAATCTCCGGGCAGGGCGGAGTCTCCGAGTCGGATTCCCTCGGAGGCCTGCCCCCGATACTCGAAACGGCCGTCCGCGAGGCGGTTGCATCGCCCGTACCTTGA
- a CDS encoding HNH endonuclease has translation MALRVINARRAFSLLCKRDRSSFPVAEVVAIEDGRYVSYDFEDWAEISRFRHEFEPAKHDWIRTVHFHIAVPRIVRVFSFARMPQREVKFNRRNIFARDNNTCQYCGRRFPTSELSLDHVVPRSQGGASCWENIVCACVRCNVRKGGRTPDQARLALVREPVRPRRNPVVTIKLSDQRYSSWKQFLNNAYWDVELH, from the coding sequence ATGGCGCTGCGGGTGATCAACGCGCGCCGTGCTTTTTCCCTTCTTTGCAAACGAGATCGGAGTTCGTTTCCAGTCGCAGAAGTTGTGGCGATCGAGGACGGTCGGTACGTCTCGTACGATTTCGAGGATTGGGCCGAAATCAGCCGGTTTCGGCACGAATTCGAGCCCGCCAAGCACGACTGGATTCGAACCGTTCATTTCCACATTGCTGTGCCGCGGATCGTGCGCGTGTTCAGCTTCGCGCGGATGCCGCAGCGAGAAGTCAAGTTCAACCGCCGCAACATCTTCGCGCGTGATAACAATACGTGCCAGTATTGCGGCCGGCGCTTCCCGACGTCGGAATTAAGTCTCGACCATGTCGTTCCGCGTTCGCAGGGCGGGGCCTCCTGCTGGGAGAACATCGTCTGCGCCTGCGTGCGTTGCAACGTTCGCAAAGGCGGACGCACGCCGGATCAGGCCCGCCTGGCTCTGGTTCGGGAGCCGGTACGTCCGCGGCGCAATCCCGTCGTGACGATCAAGCTGTCCGATCAGCGATATTCATCCTGGAAACAGTTTCTGAACAACGCCTACTGGGACGTAGAACTGCATTGA
- a CDS encoding TIGR00730 family Rossman fold protein, with translation MSEFVEGFETMSRVPPGVSIFGSARATPDSVHYLRAADLGRALARKNFSVITGGGPGIMEAANRGAAEAGGVSVGLNIELPHEQLPNQYQNLALDFRYFFVRKVMFVKYAVAFVCFPGGFGTMDEFFESMTLIQTERVEPFPVVLLGEAFWNPLVSWMKQQLRDNKFVGPTDLELFHITDDVDEAVSLISRRHASSKRRTQRRAREVAAPEGHERPRNPRSRPTSTRGGKHGDIMP, from the coding sequence ATGTCGGAGTTTGTCGAGGGATTCGAGACCATGTCACGGGTGCCGCCCGGCGTCTCGATATTCGGTTCGGCTCGAGCGACGCCGGACAGTGTGCATTATCTGCGAGCGGCGGACCTCGGGCGGGCGTTGGCGCGGAAGAACTTCTCCGTAATCACCGGGGGCGGTCCGGGCATCATGGAGGCCGCCAATCGCGGTGCCGCCGAGGCCGGAGGCGTGAGCGTGGGGCTGAATATCGAACTGCCCCACGAGCAGTTGCCTAACCAGTATCAGAATCTTGCCCTGGACTTCCGCTACTTCTTCGTTCGGAAAGTGATGTTCGTGAAGTATGCGGTGGCGTTCGTGTGCTTCCCGGGCGGATTCGGTACGATGGACGAGTTCTTCGAGTCGATGACCCTGATCCAGACCGAGCGGGTGGAGCCGTTTCCTGTCGTGCTCCTCGGAGAGGCATTCTGGAATCCGCTCGTCTCCTGGATGAAACAGCAGTTGCGCGACAACAAGTTCGTGGGACCGACCGACCTGGAACTTTTCCATATCACGGACGACGTCGACGAGGCCGTCAGCCTCATTTCCAGGCGGCATGCCAGCTCCAAGCGGAGAACCCAGCGGCGTGCCCGTGAGGTAGCGGCGCCGGAAGGGCACGAAAGACCTCGGAATCCGAGGTCCCGGCCGACGTCCACGCGTGGGGGGAAACACGGCGACATCATGCCTTGA
- a CDS encoding trypsin-like peptidase domain-containing protein has product MISSATSPLTIARGQKGILPGVLLALLAAAPVLAQTTTMKPEVEDRVKRASIMIFMAVSEREKGDTPLGSGSGFFINGTGLAITNNHVVDPTHMKSPAEKQNFHYRAGRLTWTAIVNSGVDGEEKKYDAMVIYQNETADQALLQVYADDQGTLLKTPNYLRLLPESRLEERMPVWAFGFPGGPSQRIENNLNPKVSITAGNVLQYPRTPGGRIRMIYTDVIARPGNSGGAMVNADGYVLGAVTLMKAPEGREDTGGAKYSSLSPASISKELLHNAFVLGKVPAHTDVTPFMSALPRVRGRLNVPEYERLNDKDVLYFNDGDRIHGAIASSTITWPTSVGTLEVPVSAVAYIINNDEGSHLFLEGGNYLAATSNVKATIKFQPQGGEPTDVDVKNVAVIGFKTEDREISPVEGDVFVLDSDAGHLVVKGVSGSASFAGRIGAIQVKLPNLIRASRQPDGSTVVLMQDGRRMTGRFDAGKFEATIAATGTPIAIDLSGINWMTVREEHQQAGITAGSTLLDVLTGADDQVLQTARDLQGGDLAKARETVNQLTDSSTMKKFTDAKKDQVRLLEAVLLLREGRYDESTRAFRRVARADDNNLAAFASGYGMVLKENERTGYEFDGKPFSDRQAFQRAGLETARRVVAEARSAIKDARGREGKNRGEYARTIGDVKKYEDVLTGAAVFIGTDAEDVLVRLWKVAIDTGYRELDRLEKVEQEQQEDARGGSRKGRGSNLLAQREMDEIKRLREDTEETLRTYYFKRFDYGFRIEDPDIQALKEKKADV; this is encoded by the coding sequence ATGATTTCGTCCGCAACATCCCCCCTTACCATCGCCCGTGGCCAGAAAGGAATTCTGCCCGGCGTCCTGCTCGCCCTGCTGGCGGCGGCGCCGGTTCTGGCCCAGACCACCACCATGAAGCCCGAGGTCGAGGATCGCGTCAAACGTGCGTCGATCATGATCTTTATGGCCGTTTCCGAGCGCGAAAAAGGTGACACGCCTCTGGGCTCCGGATCGGGGTTCTTCATCAATGGAACCGGCTTGGCGATAACCAACAACCACGTCGTAGACCCGACGCACATGAAAAGCCCGGCCGAGAAACAGAACTTCCATTATCGCGCCGGTCGATTGACCTGGACGGCGATCGTCAACTCCGGCGTGGACGGTGAGGAGAAGAAGTACGACGCCATGGTCATCTATCAGAATGAGACGGCGGACCAGGCCCTTCTCCAAGTCTATGCCGATGACCAGGGCACGCTGCTGAAGACACCGAATTATCTGCGGCTGCTCCCGGAATCCCGTCTGGAGGAGCGCATGCCCGTGTGGGCCTTTGGGTTTCCGGGCGGCCCATCGCAGCGGATCGAGAACAACCTCAATCCGAAAGTCTCTATTACCGCCGGAAATGTGCTCCAGTACCCCCGCACGCCCGGCGGACGGATCCGCATGATCTACACGGATGTGATCGCCCGCCCGGGCAACAGCGGCGGGGCGATGGTCAATGCAGATGGTTATGTCCTTGGCGCGGTCACGCTCATGAAGGCGCCCGAGGGCCGGGAGGATACCGGCGGGGCGAAGTACTCGTCTCTGTCACCCGCATCGATTTCGAAAGAGCTCTTGCACAACGCCTTCGTGCTCGGGAAGGTGCCCGCGCACACGGACGTCACGCCGTTCATGAGCGCCCTGCCCCGCGTCCGCGGGCGGCTTAACGTACCGGAGTACGAGCGCCTCAACGACAAGGATGTGCTCTACTTCAATGATGGTGACCGGATTCACGGGGCCATCGCAAGCTCCACCATTACCTGGCCGACTTCAGTCGGAACACTGGAGGTCCCGGTCAGTGCCGTGGCCTACATCATCAATAACGATGAAGGATCGCATCTGTTTCTGGAGGGCGGCAACTACCTCGCAGCGACGTCGAATGTCAAAGCCACGATCAAGTTCCAGCCCCAAGGCGGTGAACCGACCGATGTGGACGTGAAGAACGTCGCCGTCATCGGGTTCAAGACAGAGGACCGCGAAATCTCTCCGGTGGAGGGTGACGTCTTCGTGCTCGACTCCGACGCAGGTCATCTTGTCGTCAAGGGTGTATCCGGCTCGGCCTCCTTTGCCGGACGAATCGGTGCCATTCAGGTCAAGCTCCCCAATCTCATCCGCGCCTCGCGTCAACCCGACGGGTCCACGGTTGTGTTGATGCAGGACGGCCGGCGGATGACCGGACGGTTCGACGCCGGGAAGTTCGAGGCGACCATCGCCGCGACGGGAACGCCGATCGCCATCGACCTCTCCGGCATCAACTGGATGACCGTTCGCGAAGAGCACCAGCAGGCGGGTATTACGGCGGGTTCGACGCTGCTTGACGTTCTCACTGGCGCGGATGACCAGGTCCTTCAGACGGCTCGGGACCTCCAGGGCGGCGATCTTGCGAAAGCACGGGAGACGGTGAATCAGCTTACCGACTCCAGCACCATGAAGAAATTCACCGACGCGAAGAAAGACCAGGTACGCTTACTCGAAGCGGTGCTGCTGCTTCGTGAAGGCAGATACGATGAGTCCACCCGTGCCTTTCGGCGCGTGGCCCGAGCCGATGACAACAACCTGGCTGCTTTTGCGTCCGGCTACGGCATGGTCCTGAAGGAAAACGAGCGGACCGGTTACGAATTCGACGGCAAACCCTTCAGCGATCGGCAGGCTTTCCAGCGAGCCGGGCTAGAGACGGCACGGCGCGTCGTCGCGGAAGCCCGCAGCGCAATCAAAGACGCCCGCGGGCGCGAAGGCAAGAATCGTGGCGAATACGCCCGCACAATCGGCGATGTGAAGAAGTACGAGGATGTCCTGACCGGAGCTGCCGTGTTCATCGGAACCGATGCCGAAGATGTACTGGTTCGCTTGTGGAAAGTCGCCATCGACACCGGATACAGAGAGCTGGATCGCTTGGAGAAGGTCGAGCAGGAACAGCAAGAGGACGCGCGGGGCGGCAGTCGAAAGGGACGCGGATCAAACCTCCTTGCCCAGCGTGAAATGGACGAGATCAAGCGCCTCCGTGAAGACACTGAAGAGACCCTGCGGACCTATTACTTCAAGCGCTTCGACTACGGATTTCGAATTGAGGATCCGGACATCCAGGCACTCAAGGAGAAGAAGGCCGACGTGTAG